A DNA window from Pseudomonas sp. GD03919 contains the following coding sequences:
- a CDS encoding KdsC family phosphatase, with protein MNDLLQRARAVKLAIFDVDGVLTDGRLYFLEDGSEFKTFNTLDGHGIKMLINSGVRTAIISGRKTPVVERRANNLGIQHLFQGREDKLVVLDGLLAELGLSYEEVAYLGDDLPDLPVIRRVGLGMAVASADSFVRQHAHGVTQARGGDGAAREFCELIMRAQGTLEAAQAAYL; from the coding sequence ATGAACGACCTGCTGCAACGCGCCCGCGCCGTCAAACTGGCGATCTTCGACGTCGATGGCGTGCTCACCGACGGCCGCCTGTACTTTCTCGAAGACGGCAGCGAGTTCAAGACCTTCAATACGCTCGACGGTCACGGCATCAAGATGCTGATCAACTCGGGCGTGCGCACCGCCATCATCAGCGGGCGCAAGACCCCGGTAGTGGAGCGCCGAGCCAACAACCTCGGCATCCAGCACCTGTTCCAGGGCCGCGAGGACAAACTCGTGGTGCTCGACGGCCTGCTCGCCGAACTCGGCCTAAGCTATGAAGAAGTTGCCTACCTTGGCGATGACCTGCCGGATCTTCCGGTGATTCGCCGGGTCGGATTGGGCATGGCTGTAGCCAGCGCCGACAGCTTCGTGCGTCAGCACGCCCATGGCGTCACCCAGGCACGCGGCGGTGACGGTGCGGCGCGGGAATTCTGCGAACTGATCATGCGTGCCCAGGGCACACTGGAAGCGGCCCAGGCCGCCTACCTGTAG
- the lptA gene encoding lipopolysaccharide transport periplasmic protein LptA codes for MRFVNTLPLILALGAALGSAAAWALPSDRDQPIRIQADSAELDDRQGVAVYRGDVIITQGTLKITGDTVTITQTASGDIDVFTAVGNLAYYEQKPAVDKDIVKAYGKTIQYFASNERIVLIDQAKVIQEGNTFEGEKIVYDTRRQIVNAGRATGGNVSTPRPRIDMVIQPKNKPADQQQ; via the coding sequence ATGAGGTTCGTTAATACCCTCCCCCTTATTCTCGCCCTCGGTGCCGCATTGGGAAGCGCGGCGGCCTGGGCACTGCCATCGGATCGCGATCAGCCGATTCGCATCCAGGCCGACAGCGCCGAACTGGATGACCGTCAAGGTGTCGCGGTTTACCGTGGCGATGTGATCATCACCCAGGGCACGCTGAAGATCACGGGTGACACCGTGACCATCACGCAGACCGCCAGTGGCGATATCGATGTGTTCACTGCAGTGGGCAACCTGGCCTATTATGAGCAGAAGCCAGCGGTGGACAAGGACATCGTCAAGGCCTACGGCAAGACCATCCAGTACTTCGCCAGTAACGAGCGCATCGTCCTGATCGACCAGGCCAAGGTGATTCAGGAAGGCAATACCTTCGAAGGCGAGAAGATCGTCTATGACACCCGCCGCCAGATCGTCAATGCCGGTCGCGCCACGGGCGGCAATGTCAGCACGCCGCGCCCACGCATCGACATGGTTATCCAACCGAAGAACAAACCTGCGGATCAACAGCAGTAA
- the lptC gene encoding LPS export ABC transporter periplasmic protein LptC encodes MPRKITNTLILALIAVVVAALGYWNLAPDTDRQARQNANDNVIDFYVVGARTVQFQDDGKLHYRMTADKLEHVKSTDITLIEKPKLDLYRGSELPWNVTSQRAEVSPGGVEVELIDDVRIARTDAKNRPTIITSSRMTVIPDKEYAQTEQAVRIVAANGVTTAQGMKAYLNDGRMLLQSNVRGQHEVR; translated from the coding sequence ATGCCGCGTAAAATCACCAACACCCTGATCCTTGCCCTGATTGCCGTCGTGGTGGCCGCTCTCGGTTACTGGAACCTGGCCCCGGATACCGACCGCCAGGCACGCCAGAACGCCAATGACAACGTCATCGACTTTTACGTCGTGGGCGCGCGCACCGTGCAGTTCCAGGATGACGGCAAACTGCACTACCGCATGACCGCGGACAAGCTCGAACACGTCAAGAGCACCGACATCACGCTGATCGAAAAGCCCAAGCTGGATCTCTATCGCGGCAGCGAACTGCCATGGAACGTTACCAGCCAGCGTGCCGAAGTCTCGCCCGGCGGCGTCGAGGTGGAACTGATCGATGATGTGCGTATCGCCCGCACCGATGCCAAGAACCGCCCTACCATCATCACCAGCAGCCGCATGACCGTAATTCCCGACAAGGAATATGCGCAGACCGAGCAAGCCGTTAGAATCGTCGCGGCCAACGGGGTGACCACGGCACAAGGAATGAAAGCGTACTTGAATGACGGCAGGATGCTCCTGCAGTCCAACGTAAGAGGCCAGCATGAGGTTCGTTAA
- a CDS encoding KpsF/GutQ family sugar-phosphate isomerase has translation MTQTRDLIDSAQRTIRLEIEAVQELLPRIDADFVKACELILNCKGRVVVVGMGKSGHIGNKIAATLASTGTTAFFVHPAEASHGDMGMITRDDIVLALSNSGSTAEIVTLLPLIKRLGIRLISMTGNPNSPLAKAAEVNLDARVSQEACPLNLAPTSSTTASLVLGDALAIALLEARGFTAEDFAFSHPGGALGRRLLLKVENVMHKGEALPCVQRGTSLRDALLEMTQKGLGMTVVLETDGRLAGIFTDGDLRRTLDKGIDVRQASIDEVMTPHGKTARAEMLAAEALKIMEDHKINALVVVDDQDKPVGALNMHDLLRAGVM, from the coding sequence ATGACCCAGACCCGTGACCTAATCGACTCTGCGCAGCGCACCATTCGCCTCGAAATCGAAGCCGTGCAGGAGCTGCTGCCCCGCATCGACGCCGACTTCGTCAAAGCCTGCGAGCTGATTCTGAACTGCAAGGGCCGCGTCGTCGTGGTCGGCATGGGCAAGTCCGGGCACATCGGCAACAAGATCGCCGCGACCCTGGCCAGCACCGGCACCACGGCGTTCTTCGTCCATCCGGCCGAAGCCAGCCATGGCGACATGGGCATGATCACCAGGGACGACATCGTCCTGGCCCTGTCCAACTCGGGTTCGACTGCCGAGATCGTCACCCTGCTGCCGCTGATCAAACGCCTCGGCATCCGCCTGATCAGCATGACCGGCAACCCGAACTCGCCGCTGGCCAAGGCCGCCGAGGTCAATCTCGATGCTCGCGTCTCGCAGGAAGCCTGCCCGCTGAACCTGGCGCCGACCTCCTCGACCACGGCCAGCCTGGTACTGGGCGACGCCCTGGCCATCGCCCTGCTCGAAGCGCGCGGGTTCACTGCCGAAGACTTCGCCTTCTCTCACCCGGGCGGCGCCCTTGGCCGACGCCTGCTGCTCAAGGTCGAGAATGTGATGCACAAGGGCGAGGCACTGCCATGCGTGCAGCGTGGTACCAGCTTGCGCGACGCGCTGCTGGAAATGACCCAGAAAGGCCTGGGCATGACCGTGGTACTGGAGACGGATGGCCGTCTGGCCGGCATCTTTACTGACGGCGATCTGCGTCGCACCCTGGACAAGGGCATCGATGTACGCCAGGCGTCGATCGACGAGGTCATGACCCCGCACGGCAAGACCGCCCGCGCGGAAATGCTCGCCGCCGAAGCCCTGAAGATCATGGAAGACCACAAGATCAACGCGCTGGTGGTGGTCGACGACCAGGACAAGCCGGTCGGCGCCCTCAACATGCACGACCTGCTGCGCGCCGGAGTAATGTGA